Proteins from one Bradyrhizobium amphicarpaeae genomic window:
- a CDS encoding nitroreductase family protein, whose product MPDAIELLKTRRSVKPREMTGPGPSAAELETILTIGARVPDHGKLAPWRFIIFEGDARQRAGEVIAKVFARKNPGAPAADVETERKRFMDAPLVIGIVSFTRPHPKVPAFEQELSAGASAMNIVTAATALGYGACWLTGWFSFDRDVLDGLGLKPDEKLAGFIHVGTPTKASEDRPRPFLSEIVTRF is encoded by the coding sequence GTGCCCGACGCCATCGAACTCCTGAAGACCCGCCGCTCGGTCAAGCCGCGCGAGATGACCGGGCCCGGCCCTTCGGCGGCCGAGCTCGAGACCATCCTCACCATCGGCGCGCGCGTGCCCGACCATGGCAAGCTCGCGCCCTGGCGCTTCATCATTTTCGAGGGCGATGCCCGCCAGCGCGCCGGCGAGGTGATCGCGAAGGTCTTCGCCCGGAAGAATCCCGGCGCGCCCGCGGCCGACGTCGAGACCGAGCGCAAGCGCTTTATGGACGCGCCGCTGGTGATCGGCATCGTCAGCTTCACCAGGCCGCATCCGAAGGTGCCGGCGTTCGAGCAGGAATTGTCGGCCGGCGCCAGCGCCATGAACATCGTCACGGCCGCGACCGCGCTCGGCTACGGCGCCTGCTGGCTGACCGGCTGGTTCTCGTTCGATCGCGACGTGCTCGACGGCCTCGGCCTCAAGCCGGATGAGAAACTCGCCGGCTTTATTCACGTGGGCACGCCGACCAAAGCGAGCGAAGACCGTCCGCGACCGTTCCTTTCGGAAATCGTGACGCGTTTTTAA
- a CDS encoding GrlR family regulatory protein, which yields MRQGLYKVDFHTVHGTGCGVVYVTDGKMRGGNSAFAFIGTYTGEGDSIKVKISTQRYNDDPSFKGLFGADRITLALAGREDGDTAEFEGNALQAPGVAFRAVLSRISD from the coding sequence GTGCGTCAGGGATTGTACAAGGTCGACTTCCACACCGTTCATGGAACGGGCTGCGGCGTCGTCTATGTGACGGACGGCAAGATGCGCGGAGGCAATTCCGCTTTCGCCTTCATCGGCACCTACACGGGCGAAGGCGACAGCATCAAGGTCAAGATCTCGACCCAGCGCTATAACGACGACCCCTCCTTCAAGGGCCTGTTCGGAGCCGACCGGATCACGCTGGCGCTCGCCGGCCGGGAGGACGGTGACACCGCGGAATTCGAAGGCAACGCACTGCAGGCGCCGGGCGTTGCCTTCCGGGCGGTGCTGAGCCGGATCAGCGACTGA
- a CDS encoding APC family permease yields MTASEAGAAPWTGRLTGSGTGVSVLVATAIVVADMIGVGVFTSLGFQVKDIPSGFSILLLWSIGGIVALCGVFAYSELGAMFPRSSGEYNFLGRAYHPAFGFLAGWVSATVGFAAPVALAAMAFGEYAKSVVPDLPPIPLAIAVVWLVSLVQLTGVRHSSTFQLIATIIKVVLIVAFLVAGFVIGVPQPIAFTPQPGDLAHIVSAPFAIGLVFVMYSFSGWNAATYIIGEMNMPQRNLPRALLSGTLIVLVLYVALNAVFLYSTPAGALAGQLDVASVAGSAIFGSLGGRIVGAMICVGLISSISAMMWIGPRVMMTMGEDIPALRVFSKRSTSGAPAYAILFQLAVANLLLFTRSFEAVLDFIQFALLFCSFFTVAGVIKLRITDPDMPRPYRAWGYPFTPLLFLLVTGFMMYYLLTERPVQSLSGMLVMLFGLLIYAVFRRRPVAAGNSNDRA; encoded by the coding sequence ATGACGGCATCAGAAGCGGGAGCGGCGCCCTGGACCGGCCGGTTGACAGGAAGCGGGACCGGGGTCTCGGTTCTGGTCGCAACCGCCATCGTCGTGGCCGACATGATCGGGGTCGGCGTCTTCACCAGCCTCGGCTTCCAGGTCAAGGATATCCCATCCGGCTTCTCGATCCTGCTGCTGTGGAGCATTGGCGGCATCGTCGCGCTGTGCGGGGTGTTCGCCTATAGCGAGCTCGGGGCGATGTTTCCGCGCTCGAGCGGCGAGTACAATTTCCTCGGCCGCGCCTATCATCCGGCCTTCGGCTTTCTCGCCGGCTGGGTGTCGGCGACGGTGGGCTTCGCGGCGCCGGTGGCGCTCGCCGCGATGGCGTTCGGCGAATACGCCAAATCGGTCGTGCCCGATCTGCCGCCGATCCCGCTCGCGATCGCCGTGGTGTGGCTGGTCTCGCTTGTGCAACTGACCGGCGTCAGGCACTCCTCGACCTTCCAGCTGATCGCGACCATCATCAAGGTCGTGCTGATCGTCGCCTTCCTGGTCGCCGGCTTCGTCATCGGCGTGCCGCAGCCGATCGCCTTCACGCCGCAGCCGGGCGATCTCGCCCACATCGTCAGCGCGCCGTTCGCGATCGGGCTCGTCTTCGTGATGTATTCGTTCTCGGGCTGGAATGCCGCGACCTACATCATCGGCGAGATGAACATGCCGCAGCGGAATCTGCCGCGCGCGCTGCTTTCGGGCACGCTGATCGTGCTCGTGCTGTATGTCGCGCTGAACGCGGTTTTCCTCTACTCCACGCCTGCAGGTGCGCTCGCCGGCCAGCTCGATGTCGCCAGCGTCGCCGGCAGTGCCATCTTCGGCAGTCTCGGGGGCCGCATCGTCGGCGCGATGATCTGCGTCGGCCTGATCTCCTCGATCTCTGCGATGATGTGGATCGGCCCGCGCGTGATGATGACGATGGGGGAGGACATCCCCGCCTTGCGGGTGTTCTCGAAGCGGTCGACGAGCGGCGCGCCGGCCTATGCCATCCTGTTTCAGCTTGCGGTCGCCAATCTGCTGCTGTTCACGCGCAGCTTCGAGGCGGTGCTCGATTTCATCCAGTTCGCGCTGCTGTTCTGCTCGTTTTTCACGGTCGCGGGCGTCATCAAGCTGCGCATCACCGATCCCGACATGCCCAGACCGTATCGCGCCTGGGGATACCCGTTCACGCCGCTGCTATTCCTGCTCGTGACCGGCTTCATGATGTACTACCTGTTGACCGAGCGTCCCGTGCAGTCGCTCTCGGGGATGCTCGTCATGCTCTTCGGCCTATTGATTTATGCTGTTTTCCGCAGGCGGCCGGTCGCCGCTGGCAATTCAAACGATCGCGCATAG
- a CDS encoding MFS transporter, with protein MENAPAGRFSPTALMLGNLVTGCSVLAPAGMLPELARGLDVSIHAAGLLITFGAITLCIGSPLTAWLTSRIERRTLLTTTLAVLAFGNLASAVAPDYTSLVAIRLVMLAVGALYTPQAAGTAALIVPVERRGSTIAYIFLGWSLAAAVGLPLITFIASRYGWHAAYGAIGVLGCVSFLSLLLRLPAGLKGAPVDLKTWRDVGRNGTILLLLAITMLQMSGQFVVFTFMGPLLNKLTGAGPDAIGMVFALFGVCGFLGVVVATRIVDTSGPYRTSLLFTCLLLAGVTGWALGAGTLAFMTVGVAIWGLGFASTNSMQQVRLVAAAPPLASATVALNTSVLYIGQAVGSAIGGLLFAHELLHALGFVAVGFVVLALILVVMTRPRPAAATA; from the coding sequence ATGGAAAATGCACCCGCCGGCCGTTTCTCGCCTACCGCCTTGATGCTCGGCAATCTCGTCACCGGATGCTCGGTGCTGGCGCCGGCGGGCATGCTGCCCGAGTTGGCGAGAGGGCTCGACGTCAGCATTCATGCGGCTGGGCTCCTCATCACCTTCGGCGCGATCACGCTATGCATCGGCTCGCCGCTGACGGCCTGGCTGACCAGCCGCATCGAACGGCGGACGCTGCTCACGACCACGCTTGCGGTGCTCGCCTTCGGCAATCTCGCCTCGGCCGTTGCGCCGGATTACACCAGCCTCGTCGCCATCCGTCTGGTGATGCTCGCGGTCGGCGCGCTCTACACGCCGCAGGCTGCCGGCACCGCGGCCTTGATCGTGCCGGTCGAGCGGCGGGGCAGTACCATCGCCTACATCTTTCTCGGCTGGTCGCTCGCTGCCGCCGTCGGCCTGCCGCTGATCACCTTCATCGCCAGCCGCTATGGCTGGCACGCCGCCTATGGTGCGATCGGCGTGCTCGGTTGTGTCAGCTTCCTCTCGTTGCTGCTGCGGCTGCCGGCGGGCCTCAAGGGCGCGCCGGTGGACCTGAAGACCTGGCGCGATGTCGGCCGCAACGGCACGATCCTGCTGTTGCTCGCGATCACCATGCTGCAGATGTCGGGGCAGTTCGTGGTGTTCACCTTCATGGGTCCGCTGCTCAACAAGCTCACCGGCGCCGGTCCCGATGCGATCGGCATGGTGTTCGCGCTTTTCGGCGTCTGTGGCTTCCTCGGCGTCGTCGTCGCCACCCGCATCGTCGACACCTCAGGGCCGTATCGGACCTCGTTGCTGTTCACCTGCCTGCTGCTCGCGGGCGTCACCGGCTGGGCGCTCGGTGCCGGAACGCTTGCTTTCATGACAGTCGGAGTCGCGATCTGGGGCCTCGGCTTTGCCTCGACCAATTCGATGCAGCAAGTGAGGCTGGTTGCGGCCGCGCCGCCGCTCGCATCGGCGACCGTCGCGCTCAATACGTCCGTCCTTTATATCGGCCAGGCGGTCGGCTCCGCCATCGGCGGGCTGTTGTTCGCCCACGAACTGCTGCATGCGCTCGGCTTCGTCGCGGTCGGTTTCGTCGTGCTGGCGCTGATCCTGGTGGTCATGACCCGGCCCCGGCCTGCGGCCGCGACGGCCTGA
- a CDS encoding serine hydrolase domain-containing protein: MRRRDFLAGAALLAGTMARSRAADIPAPSPDGLERITAYFNDEVGSGRLPGAVILVQQHGKPVYQKTFGVRDTRTGLAMTPDTIFAIHSMTKPITCLGAMMLIDEGKLALTDPVSKYVPLFSRTKVGLEVTEPDGKLELDLVPPVRPVNIEDLLRHTSGISYDYIGGKWVEQAYQAANIFEGQFNNREFADRIAKLPLARQPGTLWRYGHSTDVLGSVIEIISGQTLYQFLKARIFDPLGMNSTKFALATEDELTRMARPLPNDFILLAGERERLDHPEWQSGGGGLLSTITDYQRFSQMLLNGGTFAGRRYLSPAAFKAMTTDHIGPGSGVGRDYFYFPGDGFGYGYGLAVRTDPGNAKPPPPGSLGELKWDSGSGTYFGVDPKLDMVYLMMQQTQNERSRITPAFKALVYDCYPEGLRRP; this comes from the coding sequence ATGAGACGTCGTGATTTTCTGGCCGGGGCTGCGCTGCTCGCCGGCACGATGGCGCGAAGCCGCGCCGCCGACATCCCCGCCCCCTCGCCTGACGGGCTCGAGCGCATCACGGCGTATTTCAACGACGAGGTCGGAAGCGGCCGCCTGCCGGGCGCGGTGATCCTGGTGCAGCAGCACGGCAAGCCGGTCTACCAGAAGACGTTCGGCGTGCGCGATACCAGGACCGGCCTTGCGATGACGCCGGACACGATCTTCGCCATCCACTCCATGACCAAGCCGATCACGTGCCTCGGCGCGATGATGCTGATCGACGAAGGCAAGCTCGCCCTCACCGACCCCGTGTCGAAATACGTTCCGCTGTTTTCCCGCACCAAGGTCGGCCTCGAGGTCACGGAGCCGGACGGCAAGCTGGAACTCGACCTCGTGCCGCCGGTCCGCCCCGTCAACATCGAGGATCTGCTGCGGCACACGTCCGGTATCAGCTACGACTATATCGGCGGCAAATGGGTCGAGCAGGCCTACCAGGCGGCCAACATCTTCGAAGGCCAATTCAACAACAGGGAATTCGCCGACCGCATCGCCAAGCTGCCCTTGGCGCGGCAGCCGGGAACGCTGTGGCGCTACGGCCATTCCACCGACGTGCTCGGCAGCGTCATCGAAATCATCTCGGGCCAGACCCTGTACCAGTTCCTGAAAGCTCGCATCTTCGACCCGCTCGGCATGAACAGCACCAAGTTCGCGCTGGCGACCGAGGACGAGCTGACGCGGATGGCCCGGCCGCTGCCGAACGACTTCATCCTGCTTGCCGGCGAGCGGGAACGCCTTGACCATCCGGAATGGCAATCCGGCGGCGGCGGCCTGCTCTCCACCATCACCGACTATCAGCGCTTCTCCCAGATGCTGCTCAACGGCGGAACGTTTGCGGGTCGACGCTATCTGAGCCCGGCCGCGTTCAAGGCGATGACGACCGATCACATCGGGCCCGGCTCCGGCGTCGGACGCGATTATTTCTATTTCCCGGGCGACGGTTTTGGCTATGGCTACGGCCTTGCGGTACGGACCGATCCCGGCAACGCGAAACCGCCGCCGCCGGGCTCGCTCGGCGAGCTGAAATGGGACTCCGGGAGCGGCACCTATTTCGGCGTCGATCCCAAACTCGACATGGTCTACCTCATGATGCAGCAGACCCAGAACGAACGCAGCCGCATCACCCCCGCCTTCAAGGCGCTGGTCTACGACTGCTACCCCGAAGGACTACGCCGCCCGTGA
- a CDS encoding helix-turn-helix domain-containing protein, translated as MLDVSKATAVGANIRQARIAKGLTLDQLAKQSDLTRGYISLVERNLKVPSLAALLRMASALEVNVANFFDPNAEPAPRYTLFRREGGNVPLFQDTFGVVPLVTGRTRKMMEPFLLSPPHKAATRASHAGEELLFVINGKIAIKLDGEELTLGKGDCLYFSGETPHEVRSLGRQKAEVLVVVAQSPT; from the coding sequence GTGCTTGACGTCAGCAAAGCGACAGCAGTCGGGGCCAATATCCGCCAGGCACGGATCGCCAAGGGCCTGACGCTGGACCAGCTTGCGAAGCAGAGCGATCTCACGCGCGGCTACATTTCGCTGGTCGAGCGCAATCTCAAGGTCCCCTCGCTCGCCGCGCTGCTGCGGATGGCCTCAGCCCTCGAGGTCAATGTCGCGAACTTCTTCGACCCCAACGCCGAGCCCGCACCGCGCTACACGCTGTTCCGCCGCGAAGGCGGCAACGTGCCCTTGTTCCAGGACACCTTTGGCGTGGTCCCGCTGGTCACGGGCCGCACCCGCAAGATGATGGAGCCGTTCCTGCTGAGCCCGCCGCACAAGGCGGCCACGCGTGCCTCGCATGCGGGCGAGGAACTGCTGTTCGTCATCAACGGCAAGATCGCGATCAAGCTCGACGGCGAGGAACTCACCCTCGGCAAGGGCGACTGCCTGTATTTTTCAGGCGAGACCCCGCACGAGGTCAGGAGCCTCGGCCGGCAGAAGGCGGAAGTGCTGGTCGTCGTGGCCCAGAGCCCGACCTGA
- a CDS encoding alpha/beta hydrolase, whose protein sequence is MVGAVPKLSADNRADRRPSGRRCRALRIGLISALVPLSLTLVQCGKAPNPAALAANSQANVQGGNQVVAKTHAQVASGDTFEDRFPAPQFRERFPSANESFLQRQMSDFSPKRAVQQPSPEQAPYKVASLEPQLPYKRSPRDDLTTLVSMKSSAFPYFGTNPASDAPFLNIAKGDRRGHRSYSGRVFWQDETYNDSRVLMHVPEHFDVRKPGVIVVFFHGNGATLERDVRDRQLVPKQITDSGANAVLLAPQLAVDAADSSAGKFWQPGGFKRFMAESADHLARATGDPNSARAFANMPIVIVGYSGGFLPTAWSLEVGGISDRVRGVVLLDAVYGEMDKFASWIESHRSGFFVSAYTRGTARRDRELMSTLRQKGISVAEDMDGPLRPGSVVFVETADGITHRDYVTRAWTRDPLKDVLVKMSATPALALTRVASTNPSASSR, encoded by the coding sequence ATGGTCGGGGCCGTTCCGAAACTGAGCGCTGATAATCGTGCCGATCGGAGGCCGTCCGGTCGACGCTGTCGTGCGCTCCGGATCGGCCTGATCTCAGCCTTGGTGCCGCTGTCGCTGACACTGGTTCAATGCGGCAAGGCGCCGAACCCGGCGGCGCTCGCGGCGAACTCGCAGGCCAATGTCCAAGGGGGCAATCAGGTCGTTGCGAAGACCCACGCCCAAGTCGCGAGCGGCGACACGTTCGAGGATCGCTTTCCCGCTCCGCAATTCAGGGAGCGCTTCCCCTCGGCGAACGAGAGTTTCCTGCAACGGCAGATGTCGGACTTCTCGCCGAAGCGCGCAGTGCAGCAACCGTCGCCGGAGCAGGCCCCCTACAAGGTCGCTTCGCTCGAGCCGCAGCTCCCCTACAAGCGCTCGCCGCGCGACGACTTGACCACCCTCGTCAGCATGAAGTCGTCGGCCTTTCCCTATTTCGGCACCAACCCCGCCTCCGACGCGCCCTTCCTCAATATCGCCAAGGGCGACCGCCGCGGTCATCGCAGCTATTCCGGTCGCGTGTTCTGGCAGGACGAGACCTACAATGACAGCCGCGTGCTGATGCACGTGCCCGAACATTTCGACGTCCGCAAACCGGGCGTGATCGTGGTGTTCTTCCACGGCAATGGCGCGACGCTCGAACGCGACGTGCGTGATCGCCAGCTGGTGCCGAAGCAGATCACCGATTCCGGCGCCAATGCCGTGCTGCTTGCCCCGCAATTGGCGGTCGATGCGGCCGATTCCAGCGCCGGCAAGTTCTGGCAACCGGGCGGCTTCAAGCGCTTCATGGCGGAATCGGCCGACCACCTCGCCCGCGCCACCGGCGATCCGAACAGCGCGCGCGCCTTCGCCAACATGCCGATCGTGATCGTCGGCTATAGCGGCGGCTTCCTGCCGACGGCCTGGAGCCTCGAAGTCGGCGGCATCAGCGACCGCGTCCGCGGTGTCGTGCTGCTCGACGCCGTCTATGGCGAGATGGACAAGTTCGCGTCCTGGATCGAGAGCCACCGTTCCGGCTTCTTCGTCAGCGCCTACACCCGCGGCACGGCGCGGCGCGACCGCGAGCTGATGAGCACGCTGCGGCAGAAGGGCATCAGCGTCGCCGAGGACATGGACGGCCCCTTACGTCCCGGCAGCGTGGTGTTCGTCGAGACCGCCGACGGCATCACCCATCGCGACTATGTCACCCGTGCCTGGACGCGGGATCCGCTCAAGGACGTGTTGGTGAAGATGTCGGCAACGCCCGCGCTGGCGCTGACGCGCGTCGCCTCGACCAACCCATCAGCATCGAGCCGCTAA
- the thrS gene encoding threonine--tRNA ligase encodes MTEQPKSESGFQYSLSNLKPVTPAAKVTLTFPDGAQRQFDYGITGLDIAKGISPSLAKRTVAMALDGVVADLNDAIEADARIEFVNRDDPRALELIRHDCAHVLAEAVQALWPGTQVTIGPVIENGFYYDFFRNEPFTPDDFAAIEKKMRELIARDKPFTKEVWDREKTKQVFRDKGEAFKVELVDAIPGTEPIKIYYQGDWFDLCRGPHMTSTGKVGNAFKLMKVAGAYWRGDSNNPMLTRIYGTAFAKQEDLDAYLKQIEEAEKRDHRKLGRELDLFHFQEEGPGVVFWHAKGWTIFQQLIAYMRRRLTGDYSEVNAPQILDKSLWETSGHWGWYRENMFAAQSAGDEAEDKRWFALKPMNCPGHVQIFKHGLKSYRDLPLRLAEFGVVHRYEPSGAMHGLMRVRGFTQDDAHIFCTEDQLAEECLKINDLILSTYADFGFTGDLTVKLSTRPEKRVGTDEMWDHAERVMATVLREIQSQSNHIKTEINPGEGAFYGPKFEYVLRDAIGRDWQCGTTQVDFNLPERFGAFYIDHDGGKKPPVMVHRAICGSMERYIGILIEHYAGNFPLWLSPVQAVITTITSEGDEYAKVVMEQARRAGLRVEIDLRNEKINYKVREHSLAKIPALLVVGKKEAETHSVSVRRLGSDGQKVMTTEEAIAALVDEATPPDVKRARGIA; translated from the coding sequence ATGACCGAGCAGCCTAAATCCGAATCCGGCTTCCAATATTCCCTCAGCAATCTGAAGCCCGTGACCCCCGCCGCCAAAGTCACCCTCACCTTCCCGGACGGCGCCCAGCGCCAGTTCGATTACGGCATCACCGGCCTCGACATCGCCAAGGGCATCTCGCCGTCGCTGGCCAAGCGCACGGTTGCGATGGCGCTCGACGGCGTGGTCGCCGATCTCAACGATGCGATCGAGGCCGATGCCAGGATCGAGTTCGTCAATCGCGACGACCCGCGCGCGCTGGAATTGATCCGCCACGATTGCGCGCACGTGCTCGCCGAAGCCGTGCAGGCGCTGTGGCCTGGCACGCAAGTCACCATCGGTCCCGTGATCGAAAACGGCTTCTATTACGACTTCTTCCGCAACGAGCCGTTCACCCCGGACGACTTTGCCGCCATCGAGAAAAAGATGCGCGAGCTGATCGCGCGCGACAAGCCTTTCACGAAGGAAGTCTGGGACCGCGAGAAAACCAAACAGGTGTTCCGCGACAAGGGCGAGGCCTTCAAGGTCGAACTGGTCGACGCCATTCCCGGCACCGAGCCGATCAAGATCTACTATCAGGGCGACTGGTTCGACCTGTGCCGCGGCCCGCACATGACCTCGACCGGCAAGGTCGGCAACGCCTTCAAGCTGATGAAGGTGGCCGGCGCCTATTGGCGCGGCGACAGCAACAATCCGATGCTGACCCGCATTTACGGCACCGCCTTCGCCAAGCAGGAGGACCTCGACGCTTATCTCAAGCAGATCGAGGAAGCGGAAAAGCGCGACCATCGCAAGCTCGGGCGCGAGCTCGACCTCTTCCACTTCCAGGAGGAAGGCCCGGGCGTCGTGTTCTGGCACGCCAAGGGCTGGACCATCTTCCAGCAGTTGATCGCCTATATGCGCCGGCGCCTGACCGGCGATTACAGCGAGGTCAACGCGCCGCAGATCCTCGACAAGTCGCTGTGGGAGACCTCGGGACATTGGGGCTGGTACCGCGAGAACATGTTCGCGGCGCAATCGGCCGGGGACGAGGCCGAGGACAAGCGCTGGTTCGCGCTGAAGCCGATGAACTGCCCGGGTCACGTCCAGATCTTCAAGCACGGCCTGAAGAGCTACCGCGACCTGCCGCTGCGCCTCGCCGAGTTCGGCGTGGTGCATCGCTACGAGCCGTCCGGCGCCATGCACGGCCTGATGCGCGTGCGCGGCTTCACCCAGGACGATGCGCACATCTTCTGCACCGAGGATCAGCTCGCCGAGGAATGCCTCAAGATCAACGATCTGATCCTGTCGACCTACGCCGATTTCGGCTTCACAGGCGATCTCACCGTGAAGCTGTCGACGCGGCCTGAAAAGCGCGTCGGCACCGACGAGATGTGGGATCATGCCGAGCGCGTGATGGCCACCGTGCTCCGCGAGATTCAGTCGCAGAGCAATCACATCAAGACCGAGATCAACCCGGGCGAAGGCGCCTTCTACGGGCCGAAGTTCGAATATGTGCTGCGCGACGCCATCGGCCGCGACTGGCAGTGCGGCACCACGCAGGTCGACTTCAACCTGCCGGAGCGGTTCGGCGCGTTCTACATCGACCATGACGGCGGCAAGAAACCGCCGGTGATGGTGCACCGCGCGATCTGCGGCTCGATGGAGCGCTATATCGGCATCCTGATCGAGCACTATGCCGGCAACTTCCCGCTCTGGCTCTCGCCGGTGCAGGCGGTGATCACCACCATCACCTCGGAAGGCGACGAATACGCCAAGGTGGTGATGGAGCAGGCGCGGCGCGCAGGCCTTCGGGTCGAGATCGATCTGCGCAACGAAAAGATCAACTACAAGGTCCGCGAGCATTCGCTGGCCAAGATTCCCGCGCTGCTCGTGGTCGGCAAGAAAGAGGCCGAAACGCATTCGGTCTCGGTCCGCCGGCTCGGCAGCGACGGCCAGAAGGTGATGACGACCGAGGAGGCGATCGCCGCGCTGGTCGACGAGGCCACGCCGCCCGACGTCAAGCGGGCGCGCGGCATCGCCTGA